From a region of the Paralichthys olivaceus isolate ysfri-2021 chromosome 4, ASM2471397v2, whole genome shotgun sequence genome:
- the LOC109636947 gene encoding uncharacterized protein isoform X1 — MHVCISIWTLPQMKSYLCLLVLSSLAVSSQLGLEDVFFSPQDQTVREGDTVFFRCVSGESSSPASITWLKDGKVVTRGRQIQGEYGGGHQKKTSGTLHLSNITLEDDGTYVCVTHNPSVNISNKSKPAKLTVQGVPRRLQIIQGPDNITVAMGTEISMHCAVRGFPVPMVHWFKNGCSLTNCSASFSLHNNGQLLTFRNVTKEDEGSYHCEASNQKETIKSQPAFLLPAEMDWSFVQQPVNLTVKRGQNVTVTCRPPHSRPAAQVSWFKNNQLLTPTAPDDVLPSGDLFFYSIQETDSGRYFCRASNIHLQRFLSSRRATLTVLAPPSVTLWPQLLTVPVGARVVLECQVSGHPLPTISWIKRGHSKQTGGKVALGLKNATIHIPSARSYDEGVYVCEATNTLGQSRSTATLRVAVSPIIVNFAGQLSCRVGMAAVLPCRAVGILPITYSWTRGRAETPISPSEDTHIDEDGALRISDVQWPDGGEYYCTAENRAGRQQRRTILTVTDHPADRGQQTRLVLSDSISMNKELPVSSDSRVKHHQTTRNPYVEETMHEKTTCSSSFCEATTNAATTFSPLSRGAVVELMSQGSRLSPQPLILPTTNPTQLLATKMQHPVLTTPPHPNFQSVARHNRLTVTDAPITHNQSLSVRRSHQKVKLSSSTVQYQLAESQFHLASSRTNSPHQVIEELLTSPDSQVSKIHAGSVATQTTEPVTETSLTQSQSKLPVRGPLGFLKLDSYLQTPAPNPATQTISSHSGSGIQSSQGQSQQLVTESQFYQSDQEPTTTLISQTKLETPSHLLHPQPSPAPSQIPQTHPLQFFRFLPKFHLELSTTQLHLLSTQAPPSSVTTPQIDHVQSSTTEPYPAISTQHQPSSTQPAHFSISTIHPHDETYDPPTLVPEILIVPQLNMSDQARLNVTQQGDPTKSVNDTELTEWRKRNTSQSPTTSNDARVTQQSPSWLPVVEKHDIPIVVGVGVSLAFIFITVTFYSVVQKNEAAPTNRAAQRNLGVPSRHAEHRAAGRTYENRAFEDDDCVAVIEQSPNTSDTRARPPGPSLVTVQMEPTFEDLQEDTQPALDNHSVTVETYPEPILDTKIDPSLEEEKRYSLSQPSIQLQSTEDWTSNRGDDLGLCHDALPPPSSLPSPSPSPSPPFRREEGLHSSVTLQSPEQCVAPIHHSLSVSHGNSPLLLSHHVSLGLTTVAVDVHFYPAATASMAVGSSTHISSVSTSTSVTAPLFSPPLVNSRETDQSTARSHK; from the exons ATGCACGTGTGTATCTCCATCTGGACGCTCCCACAGATGAAGTCCTACCTCTGCTTACTCGTCCTGTCCAGCCTGGCCGTCTCATCGCAACTGG gtttgGAGGATGTTTTCTTCAGTCCCCAGGACCAAACAGTCAGAGAAGGAGACACTGTTTTCTTCAGGTGTGTGTCCGGGGAAAGTTCATCTCCTGCCAGCATCACCTGGCTCAAAGACGGGAAGGTGGTCACAAGAGGAAGACAGATTCAG GGGGAGTATGGTGGCGGCCACCAGAAGAAAACTTCCGGCACTCTGCATCTTTCCAACATAACATTAGAGGATGATGGGACGTACGTTTGTGTCACACACAATCCTTCAGTGAACATCAGCAACAAGAGCAAACCAGCCAAACTAACTGTGCAGG GAGTTCCCAGACGGCTGCAGATCATCCAGGGCCCTGACaacatcactgttgctatgggaACCGAGATCTCCATGCACTGTGCTGTTCGCGGCTTCCCTGTTCCCATGGTGCACTGGTTCAAAAACGGCTGCAGTCTGACAAACTGCTCGGCCTCGTTCAGCCTGCACAACAATGGACAGCTGCTCACATTCAG GAATGTGACCAAGGAGGACGAGGGCTCATATCACTGTGAAGCATCCAACCAGAAAGAGACGATCAAGTCCCAACCGGcctttcttcttcctgctg AGATGGACTGGAGTTTTGTGCAGCAGCCTGTTAACCTGACGGTGAAGAGAGGTCAGAACGTCACAGTGACCTGCAGACCTCCACACAGCAGACCTGCAGCTCAGGTGTCCTGGTTCAAAAACAACCAGCTCCTCACCCCCACAGCTCCTGACGATGTGCTGCCAAGTGGAGACCTCTTCttttacag TATTCAGGAGACTGACAGTGGGAGATACTTCTGCAGAGCCTCCAACATCCACCTGCAGAGATTCCTCTCCTCCAGAAGAGCCACGCTAACGGTGCTGG CCCCTCCCTCAGTGACTCTGTGGCCCCAGCTGCTGACGGTGCCTGTGGGTGCCCGGGTGGTGCTGGAGTGTCAGGTGTCAGGTCACCCGTTACCCACCATCAGCTGGATCAAAAGAGGCCACTCCAAGCAGACGGGAGGCAAGGTCGCTTTAGG ACTGAAAAACGCCACCATCCACATCCCATCAGCCCGGAGCTATGACGAGGGTGTGTACGTGTGCGAGGCCACAAACACTCTGGGCCAGAGCCGCAGCACAGCAACGCTGAGAGTTGCTG TGAGCCCCATCATTGTGAACTTTGCAGGTCAGCTGAGCTGCAGGGTCGGGATGGCAGCGGTCCTCCCCTGCAGGGCTGTAGGGATTCTCCCCATCACGTACTCATGGAccagaggcagagcagagacacCCATCAGTccctctgaggacacacacattgatG AAGATGGAGCTCTGCGTATTTCAGATGTGCAGTGGCCTGATGGAGGCGAATATTACTGCACCGCTGAGAACCGAGCAGGACGACAACAGAGACGGACCATCCTCACTGTCACAG ATCATCCAGCTGATAGAGGACAACAGACACGACTGGTTTTATCTGAT AGCATCAGCATGAACAAAGAGCTGCCGGTTTCCAGTGACTCTCGGGTTAAACATCATCAGACCACACGTAATCCATATGTTGAAGAGACAATGCATGAGAAAACaacat gCTCCTCGTCGTTCTGTGAGGCTACAACAAATGCTGCGACCACATTTTCTCCACTTTCAAGGGGAGCGGTGGTTGAGCTAATGTCACAGGGATCACGTCTTTCACCACAACCCCTGATTCTGCCCACAACCAATCCAACCCAGTTGTTAGCCACAAAGATGCAGCATCCTGTTTTGACAACTCCTCCACATCCAAACTTTCAGTCAGTCGCCCGCCACAACCGTCTAACAGTGACTGATGCACCAATAACACACAACCAGTCATTATCAGTCAGGAGAAGCCACCAGAAAGTAAAACTTTCGAGTTCAACCGTTCAGTATCAACTCGCTGAAAGTCAATTCCATTTGGCATCTTCACGTACAAACTCTCCTCATCAAGTCATTGAGGAATTATTGACATCGCCTGATTCTCAGGTCTCTAAGATCCATGCTGGGTCTGTAGCCACTCAAACCACAGAGCCCGTCACTGAAACATCCCTGACTCAATCACAGTCAAAGCTTCCAGTGAGGGGACCATTAGGATTTCTTAAGTTGGATTCCTATCTGCAGACTCCAGCACCGAATCCTGCAACCCAAACTATCTCGAGCCACTCAGGTTCAGGCATCCAATCATCTCAAGGTCAGTCTCAGCAGTTGGTCACAGAAAGTCAATTTTACCAATCCGACCAGGAGCCAACCACAACCCTGATATCTCAAACCAAACTGGAAACCCCAAGTCACCTTCTACATCCACAGCCTTCACCAGCCCCCTCACAAATACCTCAGACTCACCCTCTGCAATTCTTTCGTTTTTTACCCAAGTTCCATCTTGAGCTGTCAACAACCCAACTTCATCTGCTTTCCACACAAGCTCCACCTTCTTCAGTCACCACACCTCAGATAGACCACGTTCAATCTTCAACCACTGAACCATATCCTGCCATTTCTACACAACATCAACCATCTTCAACACAACCTGCACATTTCTCAATCTCGACCATTCACCCTCATGATGAGACCTATGACCCTCCAACACTGGTCCCTGAGATTCTCATTGTCCCTCAGTTAAACATGTCTGATCAGGCACGACTTAATGTTACTCAGCAAGGTGACCCGACCAAATCTGTGAACGACACCGAGCTTACAGAGTGGCGGAAGAGGAACACCTCCCAATCCCCTACGACCAGTAATGACGCCAG AGTGACGCAGCAGTCTCCTTCATGGCTGCCCGTGGTGGAGAAACATGACATCCCCATTGTTGTGGGAGTGGGTGTCTCTTTggccttcatcttcatcactgttACCTTCTATTCAGTGGTCCAGAAGAATGAAGCTGCACCGACAAACCGAGCAG CTCAGAGGAATCTGGGTGTACCCTCACGACATGCTGAACATCGAGCTGCAGGACGTACATATGAAAACAG AGCTTTTGAAGATGACGACTGTGTGGCAGTGATTGAACAGAGCCCCAACACATCAGACACCCGAGCCCGGCCTCCAGGACCCAGCCTGGTCACGGTGCAGATGGAGCCCACATTTGAGGATCTTCAAGAGGACACACAACCCGCTCTGGACAACCACTCAGTCACTGTGGAGACTTATCCTGAACCCATTCTCGACACAAAG ATTGATCCGTCTCTGGAGGAAGAGAAGCGCTACAGTTTGTCCCAGCCCAGCATCCAGCTGCAGAGCACTGAGGACTGGACCAGTAACAGAGGAGACGACCTCGGCCTGTGCCATGATGCCTTGCCTCCTCCATCATCCTTACCTTCCCCttctccttccccctctccaCCATTCAGACGTGAGGAGGGCCTGCACTCCTCAGTAACTCTGCAAAGTCCCGAACAATGTGTGGCACCGATCCACCACAGCCTCAGCGTCTCACATGGCAACTCCCCCCTGCTCCTGTCTCACCACGTCTCCTTGGGCCTCACTACGGTTGCCGTTGATGTACATTTTTACCCAGCGGCCACTGCTTCAATGGCAGTAGGCTCTAGTACTCATATCAGTTCAGTGTCCACGTCCACTTCAGTGACTGCGCCGCTCTTCAGTCCTCCATTAGTTAACAGTCGGGAGACAGACCAATCGACTGCCAGGTCTCATAAGTAG
- the LOC109636947 gene encoding uncharacterized protein isoform X2: MDSCSHSGLTAHGGIFMLCFVDVLRGTEKNVTKEDEGSYHCEASNQKETIKSQPAFLLPAEMDWSFVQQPVNLTVKRGQNVTVTCRPPHSRPAAQVSWFKNNQLLTPTAPDDVLPSGDLFFYSIQETDSGRYFCRASNIHLQRFLSSRRATLTVLAPPSVTLWPQLLTVPVGARVVLECQVSGHPLPTISWIKRGHSKQTGGKVALGLKNATIHIPSARSYDEGVYVCEATNTLGQSRSTATLRVAVSPIIVNFAGQLSCRVGMAAVLPCRAVGILPITYSWTRGRAETPISPSEDTHIDEDGALRISDVQWPDGGEYYCTAENRAGRQQRRTILTVTDHPADRGQQTRLVLSDSISMNKELPVSSDSRVKHHQTTRNPYVEETMHEKTTCSSSFCEATTNAATTFSPLSRGAVVELMSQGSRLSPQPLILPTTNPTQLLATKMQHPVLTTPPHPNFQSVARHNRLTVTDAPITHNQSLSVRRSHQKVKLSSSTVQYQLAESQFHLASSRTNSPHQVIEELLTSPDSQVSKIHAGSVATQTTEPVTETSLTQSQSKLPVRGPLGFLKLDSYLQTPAPNPATQTISSHSGSGIQSSQGQSQQLVTESQFYQSDQEPTTTLISQTKLETPSHLLHPQPSPAPSQIPQTHPLQFFRFLPKFHLELSTTQLHLLSTQAPPSSVTTPQIDHVQSSTTEPYPAISTQHQPSSTQPAHFSISTIHPHDETYDPPTLVPEILIVPQLNMSDQARLNVTQQGDPTKSVNDTELTEWRKRNTSQSPTTSNDARVTQQSPSWLPVVEKHDIPIVVGVGVSLAFIFITVTFYSVVQKNEAAPTNRAAQRNLGVPSRHAEHRAAGRTYENRAFEDDDCVAVIEQSPNTSDTRARPPGPSLVTVQMEPTFEDLQEDTQPALDNHSVTVETYPEPILDTKIDPSLEEEKRYSLSQPSIQLQSTEDWTSNRGDDLGLCHDALPPPSSLPSPSPSPSPPFRREEGLHSSVTLQSPEQCVAPIHHSLSVSHGNSPLLLSHHVSLGLTTVAVDVHFYPAATASMAVGSSTHISSVSTSTSVTAPLFSPPLVNSRETDQSTARSHK; encoded by the exons ATGGACAGCTGCTCACATTCAGGTCTAACAGCGCACGGGGGAATATTCATGCTTTGTTTTGTCGACGTGTTGCGAGGAACCGagaa GAATGTGACCAAGGAGGACGAGGGCTCATATCACTGTGAAGCATCCAACCAGAAAGAGACGATCAAGTCCCAACCGGcctttcttcttcctgctg AGATGGACTGGAGTTTTGTGCAGCAGCCTGTTAACCTGACGGTGAAGAGAGGTCAGAACGTCACAGTGACCTGCAGACCTCCACACAGCAGACCTGCAGCTCAGGTGTCCTGGTTCAAAAACAACCAGCTCCTCACCCCCACAGCTCCTGACGATGTGCTGCCAAGTGGAGACCTCTTCttttacag TATTCAGGAGACTGACAGTGGGAGATACTTCTGCAGAGCCTCCAACATCCACCTGCAGAGATTCCTCTCCTCCAGAAGAGCCACGCTAACGGTGCTGG CCCCTCCCTCAGTGACTCTGTGGCCCCAGCTGCTGACGGTGCCTGTGGGTGCCCGGGTGGTGCTGGAGTGTCAGGTGTCAGGTCACCCGTTACCCACCATCAGCTGGATCAAAAGAGGCCACTCCAAGCAGACGGGAGGCAAGGTCGCTTTAGG ACTGAAAAACGCCACCATCCACATCCCATCAGCCCGGAGCTATGACGAGGGTGTGTACGTGTGCGAGGCCACAAACACTCTGGGCCAGAGCCGCAGCACAGCAACGCTGAGAGTTGCTG TGAGCCCCATCATTGTGAACTTTGCAGGTCAGCTGAGCTGCAGGGTCGGGATGGCAGCGGTCCTCCCCTGCAGGGCTGTAGGGATTCTCCCCATCACGTACTCATGGAccagaggcagagcagagacacCCATCAGTccctctgaggacacacacattgatG AAGATGGAGCTCTGCGTATTTCAGATGTGCAGTGGCCTGATGGAGGCGAATATTACTGCACCGCTGAGAACCGAGCAGGACGACAACAGAGACGGACCATCCTCACTGTCACAG ATCATCCAGCTGATAGAGGACAACAGACACGACTGGTTTTATCTGAT AGCATCAGCATGAACAAAGAGCTGCCGGTTTCCAGTGACTCTCGGGTTAAACATCATCAGACCACACGTAATCCATATGTTGAAGAGACAATGCATGAGAAAACaacat gCTCCTCGTCGTTCTGTGAGGCTACAACAAATGCTGCGACCACATTTTCTCCACTTTCAAGGGGAGCGGTGGTTGAGCTAATGTCACAGGGATCACGTCTTTCACCACAACCCCTGATTCTGCCCACAACCAATCCAACCCAGTTGTTAGCCACAAAGATGCAGCATCCTGTTTTGACAACTCCTCCACATCCAAACTTTCAGTCAGTCGCCCGCCACAACCGTCTAACAGTGACTGATGCACCAATAACACACAACCAGTCATTATCAGTCAGGAGAAGCCACCAGAAAGTAAAACTTTCGAGTTCAACCGTTCAGTATCAACTCGCTGAAAGTCAATTCCATTTGGCATCTTCACGTACAAACTCTCCTCATCAAGTCATTGAGGAATTATTGACATCGCCTGATTCTCAGGTCTCTAAGATCCATGCTGGGTCTGTAGCCACTCAAACCACAGAGCCCGTCACTGAAACATCCCTGACTCAATCACAGTCAAAGCTTCCAGTGAGGGGACCATTAGGATTTCTTAAGTTGGATTCCTATCTGCAGACTCCAGCACCGAATCCTGCAACCCAAACTATCTCGAGCCACTCAGGTTCAGGCATCCAATCATCTCAAGGTCAGTCTCAGCAGTTGGTCACAGAAAGTCAATTTTACCAATCCGACCAGGAGCCAACCACAACCCTGATATCTCAAACCAAACTGGAAACCCCAAGTCACCTTCTACATCCACAGCCTTCACCAGCCCCCTCACAAATACCTCAGACTCACCCTCTGCAATTCTTTCGTTTTTTACCCAAGTTCCATCTTGAGCTGTCAACAACCCAACTTCATCTGCTTTCCACACAAGCTCCACCTTCTTCAGTCACCACACCTCAGATAGACCACGTTCAATCTTCAACCACTGAACCATATCCTGCCATTTCTACACAACATCAACCATCTTCAACACAACCTGCACATTTCTCAATCTCGACCATTCACCCTCATGATGAGACCTATGACCCTCCAACACTGGTCCCTGAGATTCTCATTGTCCCTCAGTTAAACATGTCTGATCAGGCACGACTTAATGTTACTCAGCAAGGTGACCCGACCAAATCTGTGAACGACACCGAGCTTACAGAGTGGCGGAAGAGGAACACCTCCCAATCCCCTACGACCAGTAATGACGCCAG AGTGACGCAGCAGTCTCCTTCATGGCTGCCCGTGGTGGAGAAACATGACATCCCCATTGTTGTGGGAGTGGGTGTCTCTTTggccttcatcttcatcactgttACCTTCTATTCAGTGGTCCAGAAGAATGAAGCTGCACCGACAAACCGAGCAG CTCAGAGGAATCTGGGTGTACCCTCACGACATGCTGAACATCGAGCTGCAGGACGTACATATGAAAACAG AGCTTTTGAAGATGACGACTGTGTGGCAGTGATTGAACAGAGCCCCAACACATCAGACACCCGAGCCCGGCCTCCAGGACCCAGCCTGGTCACGGTGCAGATGGAGCCCACATTTGAGGATCTTCAAGAGGACACACAACCCGCTCTGGACAACCACTCAGTCACTGTGGAGACTTATCCTGAACCCATTCTCGACACAAAG ATTGATCCGTCTCTGGAGGAAGAGAAGCGCTACAGTTTGTCCCAGCCCAGCATCCAGCTGCAGAGCACTGAGGACTGGACCAGTAACAGAGGAGACGACCTCGGCCTGTGCCATGATGCCTTGCCTCCTCCATCATCCTTACCTTCCCCttctccttccccctctccaCCATTCAGACGTGAGGAGGGCCTGCACTCCTCAGTAACTCTGCAAAGTCCCGAACAATGTGTGGCACCGATCCACCACAGCCTCAGCGTCTCACATGGCAACTCCCCCCTGCTCCTGTCTCACCACGTCTCCTTGGGCCTCACTACGGTTGCCGTTGATGTACATTTTTACCCAGCGGCCACTGCTTCAATGGCAGTAGGCTCTAGTACTCATATCAGTTCAGTGTCCACGTCCACTTCAGTGACTGCGCCGCTCTTCAGTCCTCCATTAGTTAACAGTCGGGAGACAGACCAATCGACTGCCAGGTCTCATAAGTAG
- the areg gene encoding proheparin-binding EGF-like growth factor, which translates to MNLLILTCLLCSVVCSAQGSETTHSGTLAGVIRGPGSGEGLQSSQGDDDEPEIDDDLSGGDNENFNLYELPPSKDEKKKRKGKGKKKSRHRSKATTSFNPEHTSLTSGLTSTPSTIEDPCTSTHLGYCIHGYCKHIEELREPVCICIKGYDGDRCGIQTLGTFKTKSGGSSDNELLQTVLVIVAVVLSVISCTAILLMTCAHYRSHKTYMASFLGTGAEQEKLQKPLADVMV; encoded by the exons ATGAACCTGCTCATCCTCACCTGCCTCCTGTGCTCCG TCGTCTGCAGTGCTCAGGGATCTGAGACCACGCACTCGGGTACATTAGCCGGAGTGATTCGGGGTCCGGGTTCCGGAGAGGGCCTCCAGTCCTCGCAGGGTGACGATGACGAGCCGGAAATAGATGATGATCTCTCAGGAGGAGACAATGAAAATTTCAACCTTTATG AGTTACCTCCCAGtaaagatgagaagaagaagaggaagggcaAAGGCAAGAAGAAGAGCCGGCACAGGAGCAAAGCTACAACTTCATTCAACCCCGAGCACACGAGCCTCACCAGCGGCCTCACGTCCACCCCCAGCACCATAGAGGATCCCTGCACCTCCACCCATCTGGGCTACTGTATTCATGGTTACTGCAAGCACATCGAGGAACTGCGGGAGccagtgtgcat ATGTATAAAGGGTTATGACGGCGATCGCTGTGGGATCCAAACTCTGGGGACCTTTAAAACCAAGTCTGGTGGGAGCAGCGATAATGAGTTGCTGCAGACGGTCTTGGTGATCGTCGCTGTGGTCCTGTCAGTCATCAGCTGCACCGCCATCCTGCTCATGACCTGTGCTCA TTACAGGTCACATAAGACCTACATGGCATCCTTCCTGGGAACTGGGGCGGAGCAGGAAAAGTTACAGAAACCTCTCGCTGACGTGATGGTGTGA